One Peromyscus leucopus breed LL Stock chromosome 2, UCI_PerLeu_2.1, whole genome shotgun sequence DNA window includes the following coding sequences:
- the LOC114683464 gene encoding histone H1.8-like: protein MAPGSVSSSSFSSSPSRDTSPSGSPELHETHKPGPNPRRVLVGRRKPTMLRMVLEALQAREKRQGTSVVAIKLYILHKYPTVDVARFKYLLKQALDTGMRRGLLTRPANSKAKGATGSFKLVPKSKKKRTCSSIARRGATDAKKTGPKKATELKTDHAGNTKTENVVLKPGPKTKACSYPAATLEKAPKKPSKAKLGEVRKTPLKPDKATRVPPTANQIGQKVRRSGSRQEAEAYRKTKDVCEKSEPSASKVQNSGASLAKRKMAATAHTETAVQGARMVHKTKAPAPPQDMGCKAQPTHRVRRTKTPENSKRPGLPPKTSFKVPSKKAEAGS from the coding sequence ATGGCTCCAGGAAGTGTCTCcagttcttctttctcctcctctccctctagGGACACATCACCTTCTGGGTCACCTGAGCTCCACGAGACTCACAAACCAGGTCCAAACCCCAGGAGAGTCCTAGTAGGCCGACGGAAACCGACAATGCTCCGCATGGTGCTGGAGGCTCTGCAGGCCAGGGAGAAGCGCCAGGGCACGTCCGTTGTAGCCATCAAGCTCTACATCCTACATAAGTACCCCACGGTGGATGTCGCCCGCTTCAAGTACCTGTTGAAGCAGGCCCTGGACACTGGCATGCGCCGAGGCCTCCTCACCAGGCCGGCCAACTCCAAGGCCAAGGGTGCCACTGGCAGTTTCAAACTAGTTCCCAAGTCCAAGAAAAAGAGAACCTGTTCCTCAATAGCCCGAAGGGGAGCCACAGATGCCAAGAAGACAGGTCCCAAGAAAGCTACGGAGCTGAAGACAGACCATGCTGGCAATACCAAGACAGAAAACGTGGTTCTAAAACCAGGACCGAAGACGAAGGCTTGTTCCTACCCAGCAGCCACCTTGGAGAAGGCACCTAAGaaacccagcaaggcaaaactgGGAGAGGTCAGAAAGACCCCCCTAAAACCAGACAAAGCCACACGGGTCCCTCCCACTGCCAACCAGATAGGCCAGAAGGTCAGACGCAGTGGGAGCAGGCAAGAAGCAGAGGCCTATAGGAAAACCAAAGATGTGTGTGAGAAATCAGAGCCCTCGGCCAGCAAGGTCCAGAATAGTGGTGCTTCCCTTGCCAAAAGGAAGATGGCAGCCACGGCCCACACTGAAACAGCTGTTCAGGGGGCTAGGATGGTACACAAGACCAAAGCACCTGCTCCTCCCCAGGACATGGGGTGCAAAGCACAACCCACACACAGGGTCAGGAGAACAAAGACCCCCGAGAACTCCAAAAGGCCTGGGTTACCCCCCAAGACCTCATTCAAGGTGCCTAGCAAGAAGGCCGAGGCTGGTAGCTAG